In Nocardia sp. NBC_00403, one DNA window encodes the following:
- a CDS encoding diacylglycerol/lipid kinase family protein, translating into MLVVLNPQSNAGTALDRWRPVERALRERHTDLEVEMPGDAEQAAKLVRARIEAADGVTPDVVVAAGGDGMVNLVLNALMDPATDRPRRGAEALALGAIGLGSSNDFHKPMRTAAVIADVPARIDTERAELVDVGKATMLLPDGTRAVRYFLLNASMGLVAAGNHSFNHARGVIGWLKSRNVEAAIIATALSNIATHRPLPVQVRGSDWEHVAPITNVGVLKSVHFAGGMYYDTPVTRADGRFDVNIWQAAGRARILGLIAGLYHGKFSGSALATCHRDSVVELRPAHAAPLELDGEITIVESARLEVLPEALKVCVV; encoded by the coding sequence ATGCTCGTCGTCCTGAATCCACAGTCCAATGCCGGAACGGCACTGGACCGATGGCGGCCGGTGGAACGTGCACTGCGCGAACGCCATACGGACCTGGAAGTCGAAATGCCCGGTGACGCGGAACAAGCCGCGAAACTGGTGCGCGCCCGTATCGAGGCCGCCGACGGTGTGACACCCGATGTGGTCGTGGCCGCAGGTGGTGACGGCATGGTCAATCTGGTGCTCAACGCGCTCATGGATCCGGCCACCGACCGACCACGGCGGGGCGCGGAAGCGCTGGCCCTGGGCGCCATCGGACTCGGCAGCTCCAACGACTTCCATAAACCGATGCGCACGGCAGCCGTCATCGCCGATGTCCCCGCGCGAATCGACACCGAACGTGCCGAACTCGTCGACGTCGGCAAAGCGACCATGCTGTTGCCCGACGGCACCCGCGCCGTCCGCTACTTCCTGCTCAACGCGAGCATGGGACTCGTTGCGGCAGGGAATCATTCGTTCAACCACGCACGCGGCGTGATCGGCTGGCTCAAATCGCGCAATGTCGAAGCCGCCATCATCGCGACCGCGTTGAGCAATATCGCCACGCACCGTCCGCTGCCCGTCCAGGTGCGCGGCAGCGACTGGGAGCACGTCGCGCCGATCACCAACGTCGGCGTTCTCAAGAGCGTGCACTTCGCGGGCGGCATGTACTACGACACTCCGGTCACCCGTGCCGACGGCCGGTTCGACGTGAACATCTGGCAGGCTGCCGGCCGCGCCCGAATCCTCGGGCTCATCGCAGGGCTCTACCATGGGAAATTCTCGGGGTCGGCGCTGGCGACCTGTCATCGCGACAGCGTCGTCGAACTGCGGCCGGCGCACGCTGCCCCGCTCGAGCTCGACGGCGAGATCACGATCGTCGAATCCGCGCGGCTCGAGGTGTTGCCCGAAGCGCTGAAAGTGTGCGTCGTATGA
- a CDS encoding SDR family NAD(P)-dependent oxidoreductase: MTVVLVTGAANGMGAATVEYLARVGYTVEGSDRIVGADTAVVDVRDAEAVRGWVRAAHTRHGRIDAVVTFAAYGVIGSVEETDPDEAAAILDTNVIGTHRVLREVLPIMREQGHGRVVVVSSGAGAVAEPYGGWYSATKAAIERLGEAARMETAAFGIHVSVLAPGWTVTPIIDAAVRVADPIDAYTPDRGAVLERVSGYLAAGQPAHAVARKVRSILEAVRPRQTYLCGTDVRLSFWTRRLVPARVYERLVLRYYGF, translated from the coding sequence ATGACGGTGGTCCTGGTGACCGGCGCCGCCAATGGGATGGGCGCCGCGACAGTCGAATACCTTGCGCGCGTGGGTTATACGGTCGAGGGCAGCGACCGGATCGTGGGAGCGGACACGGCCGTCGTCGACGTCCGCGATGCCGAGGCGGTACGCGGCTGGGTGCGGGCCGCGCACACCAGGCACGGCCGCATCGACGCCGTCGTCACCTTCGCCGCCTACGGCGTGATCGGGTCGGTGGAGGAAACCGACCCCGACGAGGCCGCCGCGATCCTCGACACCAATGTGATCGGCACCCACCGCGTGCTGCGCGAGGTGCTGCCGATCATGCGCGAGCAAGGTCACGGTCGGGTGGTCGTGGTGAGCTCCGGCGCGGGTGCGGTCGCCGAACCCTACGGCGGCTGGTACTCGGCCACCAAGGCCGCCATCGAACGCCTCGGTGAGGCTGCGCGCATGGAAACCGCGGCTTTCGGAATCCACGTTTCGGTGCTCGCCCCCGGCTGGACGGTGACGCCGATCATCGATGCCGCGGTGCGCGTGGCCGACCCCATCGACGCCTACACACCCGATCGCGGCGCGGTGCTCGAACGGGTCAGCGGATACCTCGCGGCAGGCCAGCCCGCCCACGCGGTCGCCAGGAAGGTGCGCAGCATTCTCGAAGCGGTCCGACCGCGGCAGACCTATCTGTGCGGCACCGACGTTCGGCTGTCGTTCTGGACCCGCCGCCTCGTCCCCGCCAGGGTTTATGAACGTTTAGTTCTGCGTTACTACGGCTTTTGA
- a CDS encoding methyltransferase domain-containing protein: MFISVRRAIADSSIKDCSRAIQAREGHRSVRKIFLKHESDSGSSSKGLFDVSITHRPEVVEYYDNTWLDYRAIWLNKKNLSMHFGYWDEGTESHSDSLLNMNRELAAFAGIQPGMRILDAGCGVGGSSLWLAENFDAVVVGITLSADQVRRAQRFAEERNLADRVTFQVADYCDTGLDSGAFDVVWAVESCCHAQDKAAFLAESYRMLRPGGRLAIADGFRGSRKPSMDNELLFQRLVNSWAADDLCAIAELVELAENAGFSDVGTRDISSNVYPSIQRLSFAATLWQPLGWMLAKLRIRPSVTYDNVVGAKLVGQAFRRHLLSYATVTARRP; this comes from the coding sequence ATGTTCATTTCCGTACGAAGAGCGATTGCCGATAGCTCGATCAAGGATTGCTCCCGAGCAATACAGGCTCGCGAAGGGCATCGATCGGTTCGCAAGATCTTCCTCAAGCATGAGTCCGATTCTGGATCCAGTTCGAAAGGTTTATTCGACGTGTCGATTACGCATCGTCCCGAGGTCGTGGAATATTACGACAACACATGGCTCGACTATCGTGCAATATGGCTGAACAAAAAGAACCTCTCGATGCATTTCGGTTACTGGGACGAGGGAACCGAAAGTCATAGCGATTCTCTGCTCAATATGAACCGGGAACTCGCCGCATTCGCGGGCATACAACCCGGAATGCGTATTCTGGATGCCGGGTGTGGAGTCGGCGGGTCCTCGTTGTGGTTGGCGGAGAATTTCGATGCCGTGGTGGTTGGCATCACTCTCAGCGCTGACCAGGTGCGTCGAGCGCAAAGGTTCGCCGAGGAGCGGAATCTCGCTGATCGCGTTACATTCCAGGTCGCCGATTACTGTGACACCGGACTCGACTCCGGCGCTTTCGATGTGGTCTGGGCCGTGGAAAGTTGCTGCCATGCACAAGACAAAGCAGCATTCCTGGCCGAGTCATACCGCATGCTTCGGCCCGGAGGGCGGCTTGCAATCGCGGACGGGTTCCGGGGATCCAGGAAACCGTCCATGGACAATGAACTCCTATTCCAGCGCCTGGTTAATTCTTGGGCGGCCGACGATCTCTGCGCAATTGCCGAGTTAGTCGAACTGGCAGAAAATGCTGGATTTTCCGACGTAGGAACGCGTGATATCTCGTCGAATGTTTATCCGTCCATCCAGCGTCTCTCCTTTGCGGCGACATTGTGGCAACCGTTGGGCTGGATGCTCGCCAAGCTCCGGATACGGCCGTCCGTCACATACGACAATGTCGTCGGAGCCAAATTGGTGGGACAAGCGTTTCGACGGCATCTCCTCTCGTATGCAACGGTTACGGCACGCCGACCTTGA
- a CDS encoding HAD family hydrolase, whose product MTGYHTVLWDLDGTLVGLHQRTFQVLMPLGAARAFRDLMPPHRFLRTLNGVLGAVRANDTEYTNTDLMVRLLAERMGIEQSLAARRLHRLAEVDFPRLRRCFSPQPQAVDTVNLLHAKDITQVVATNPLWPLSTVTTRLRWGGYEPEIFTFHTSGENMCSSKPRIEFYRELLERLGAEPGECVMIGNDAAKDAPAARIGIPVFLVGASESAVPPNCAQTGLVRTGDWRRLRVWLGIEEESCSSS is encoded by the coding sequence ATGACCGGCTACCACACGGTGCTGTGGGATCTGGATGGCACCCTCGTAGGCCTTCACCAGCGCACATTCCAGGTGCTGATGCCGCTGGGGGCGGCGCGCGCATTCCGCGATCTGATGCCCCCGCACCGGTTCCTGCGTACGTTGAACGGTGTGCTGGGAGCCGTCCGCGCCAACGACACCGAGTACACCAACACCGATCTCATGGTCCGGCTGCTGGCCGAGCGGATGGGTATCGAACAGTCACTTGCGGCGCGACGTCTGCACCGACTGGCCGAGGTCGACTTTCCGCGCTTGCGCCGGTGCTTCTCTCCGCAACCGCAAGCGGTTGACACGGTGAATCTGTTGCATGCCAAGGACATAACGCAGGTAGTCGCCACCAACCCGCTATGGCCGCTGAGCACCGTGACCACCCGGCTGCGCTGGGGCGGCTACGAACCCGAGATCTTCACCTTCCACACCAGCGGCGAGAACATGTGCAGCTCGAAGCCGCGCATCGAGTTCTATCGCGAACTCCTGGAGCGGCTCGGCGCCGAACCAGGGGAGTGCGTGATGATCGGCAACGATGCCGCCAAGGACGCGCCGGCGGCCCGGATCGGCATACCCGTTTTCCTGGTCGGTGCGTCGGAATCCGCTGTCCCACCGAACTGTGCACAGACCGGTCTGGTCCGCACCGGGGATTGGCGCCGGCTACGCGTGTGGCTGGGTATCGAGGAGGAGTCATGCTCGTCGTCCTGA
- a CDS encoding HAD-IIIC family phosphatase has product MRPALRCLVWELDNTLWDGVVCDATSTIPRPEAVRALQVLSDRGIWHAVASRSDRERTLDKLYRHGLYEMFSAIEIGWGRKSSSLVRIATTFGLALDTIGFIDAEPIERAEVQRALPRVRCYAARNVDVLAALPDFRPVLRTGSNPTPPLGFARVPAL; this is encoded by the coding sequence ATGAGACCGGCTCTGAGATGTCTTGTCTGGGAACTGGACAACACCCTGTGGGACGGTGTCGTGTGCGATGCGACGAGCACCATACCGCGCCCTGAGGCTGTGCGCGCACTCCAGGTGCTGAGCGACCGCGGTATCTGGCACGCCGTCGCCAGCCGCAGCGACCGGGAACGAACCCTCGACAAGCTGTACCGCCACGGCCTCTACGAGATGTTCTCGGCGATCGAAATCGGCTGGGGTCGTAAGTCCTCCTCGCTCGTCCGGATCGCCACAACCTTCGGCCTCGCCCTGGATACCATCGGCTTCATCGACGCCGAGCCCATCGAACGCGCCGAGGTCCAGCGCGCGCTTCCCCGCGTCCGCTGCTACGCCGCCCGCAACGTCGATGTTCTCGCCGCCCTCCCGGACTTCCGCCCGGTCCTGCGGACCGGCTCGAACCCAACGCCCCCTCTGGGTTTCGCGCGGGTTCCCGCGTTGTAG
- a CDS encoding RNA-guided endonuclease InsQ/TnpB family protein produces the protein MDEVVRYSYRLRPGAQAERALVSEWHRCRFLWNEAVHQQKSGGRPNFGKLGKLLTEARGRTAWLREGSQVAQQQTLRTYALALEHSFKVKGRGRPRFKPRKTALLSPQYTVRGFTIRAGRLLLPKGVSIPVVWSRELPSDPTSVRITRDCLGYWYASFVVRREVEAVPTVEGGVGIDWGVNVTATTTDAEFDLPFLGHRKRCAAELAKAQRRMARRHNGKRGPQSRGYKRATREAAKLHKKATRQTQHDSRVWAKHLVADHALIAVEDFRPKFLAKSTMARKAADAAIGAAKRELIERGVRAGRKVVLVQPAYPTMTCSDCFARTKRLELRERIFRCPDCGYTAGRDRNAARVILVVAERGHISVEDVRQAGHLLQVGGSVAV, from the coding sequence GTGGATGAGGTGGTGCGGTATAGCTACCGACTGCGCCCTGGCGCGCAGGCGGAGCGGGCGCTGGTCTCGGAGTGGCATCGGTGCCGGTTCCTGTGGAATGAGGCTGTGCATCAACAAAAGTCGGGTGGACGTCCCAACTTCGGAAAGCTCGGTAAATTGCTTACCGAGGCGCGTGGCCGGACCGCGTGGTTGCGGGAGGGGTCGCAGGTCGCCCAGCAGCAGACGCTGCGCACCTACGCACTGGCCCTCGAACATTCGTTCAAGGTGAAAGGACGGGGTCGGCCGAGGTTCAAACCACGTAAGACCGCGCTGCTGTCGCCGCAATACACCGTCCGCGGGTTCACCATCCGAGCCGGCAGGCTGCTGCTCCCGAAAGGGGTGAGCATCCCGGTCGTGTGGTCCCGAGAACTGCCGTCGGATCCGACGTCTGTCCGTATCACGCGGGACTGTCTGGGGTATTGGTATGCCTCGTTCGTCGTGCGGCGTGAGGTGGAAGCCGTGCCGACGGTAGAGGGTGGTGTCGGTATCGACTGGGGTGTGAACGTCACGGCCACAACCACCGACGCCGAGTTCGATCTGCCCTTTCTGGGGCATCGGAAACGGTGCGCGGCGGAACTCGCGAAAGCGCAACGCCGCATGGCCCGTCGGCACAACGGCAAACGCGGCCCACAGTCGCGCGGCTACAAGCGGGCCACCCGCGAGGCTGCCAAGCTGCACAAGAAGGCGACCCGCCAAACCCAGCACGATTCGCGGGTGTGGGCGAAACATCTTGTCGCCGACCATGCGCTGATCGCTGTGGAGGATTTCAGGCCGAAGTTCCTGGCGAAGTCCACGATGGCCCGCAAAGCCGCGGACGCGGCGATCGGTGCGGCCAAGCGGGAGTTGATCGAGCGTGGTGTGCGGGCTGGCCGGAAGGTGGTGTTGGTTCAGCCCGCTTACCCGACGATGACGTGCAGTGACTGTTTCGCGAGAACCAAGCGACTCGAACTGCGCGAGAGAATTTTCCGATGCCCCGACTGCGGTTACACCGCGGGTCGGGACCGGAACGCTGCCAGAGTGATTCTGGTTGTGGCAGAACGCGGCCACATCAGTGTCGAGGACGTGAGACAAGCGGGTCACCTCCTTCAGGTGGGTGGTTCGGTTGCGGTCTGA
- a CDS encoding ArsR/SmtB family transcription factor, translated as MLDECKALANETRLRILEWLKDPDASFPERAGEAAELGVCVGLLQQKAGTSASTMSAHLAILQRVGFLCATRRGQWTYYRRDDSRITAFTEQLQRVL; from the coding sequence GTGCTCGACGAATGTAAGGCCTTGGCCAACGAGACCCGGCTGCGCATCCTGGAGTGGCTCAAGGATCCTGATGCGAGCTTCCCGGAGCGAGCGGGAGAGGCAGCCGAACTTGGGGTCTGTGTGGGCCTGCTCCAGCAGAAAGCCGGGACTTCGGCCTCGACCATGTCGGCGCATCTGGCAATCCTGCAGCGCGTCGGGTTTCTGTGCGCTACGCGGCGGGGGCAGTGGACCTACTACCGACGTGACGACTCCCGTATCACTGCCTTCACCGAACAACTTCAACGCGTGCTCTGA
- a CDS encoding nucleotidyltransferase domain-containing protein: protein MTASEIAAGGSAAERLLVHAALAAPSTDERAELAKLAHEISDWFEVFELARVNATVPLVQRRLAAEELYHFVPEEVRARFADLIERIAAANYRRLEGALELLRRFDERGVRCVVLKGMLFSSEIYHDPRYKRMNDLDILVELDHVDTVIEIYREMGLFATSELLGKAPKVRAERSHHLPSFVSGDGALVVGTHWGLITPLAGYRIDYPAIWDRVRRIDFYGVPAWAMSNEDNLHHLGVHLPYYKTGVRELADIWNLARHAASDLDYDLLAAEIAKAGSESLMYHALSLTHRLVPIPDFAALLARIAPRINRFTRYDTARKTADLHTLLRSRSTHTSRIEKAYTEFNMTALAHEKRAAFGRLWSDLLLVPSGEAAKMSSLREPSTLSGLGARVAAPYRLTRVFQRDLGRWLFPAALAKTVFDLGAAYGLELAGRAGIAAAHRDRPGIDEYAAQLGLTRADLQSVLDSQD, encoded by the coding sequence ATGACCGCATCCGAGATCGCCGCGGGCGGAAGTGCCGCCGAACGGCTGCTCGTGCACGCGGCGCTGGCTGCGCCGAGCACCGACGAGCGTGCCGAACTGGCCAAGCTCGCGCACGAAATATCCGACTGGTTCGAGGTTTTCGAGCTCGCACGGGTCAATGCGACCGTGCCGCTGGTGCAGCGGCGATTGGCAGCCGAAGAGTTGTACCACTTCGTCCCCGAGGAGGTGCGTGCGCGATTCGCCGACCTCATCGAACGTATCGCCGCCGCGAATTATCGGCGTCTGGAGGGTGCGCTGGAATTGTTGCGCCGGTTCGACGAACGCGGTGTGCGCTGCGTTGTGTTGAAGGGCATGTTGTTCTCCTCGGAGATCTACCATGATCCGCGCTACAAGCGGATGAACGACCTCGACATCCTCGTCGAACTCGACCACGTGGATACGGTTATCGAGATCTATCGCGAGATGGGTCTTTTCGCTACGTCCGAGCTGCTCGGCAAGGCGCCGAAAGTGCGCGCCGAGCGCTCGCATCATCTCCCGTCGTTCGTCTCCGGGGACGGCGCGCTGGTCGTCGGCACGCACTGGGGCCTGATCACTCCCTTGGCCGGGTATCGCATCGACTATCCCGCGATCTGGGATCGTGTGCGTCGCATCGACTTCTACGGTGTGCCGGCCTGGGCCATGTCGAACGAGGACAACCTGCACCACTTGGGTGTTCATCTGCCCTATTACAAGACCGGGGTCCGCGAACTCGCCGATATCTGGAACCTCGCCCGCCACGCCGCATCGGACCTGGACTACGACCTGCTCGCCGCCGAGATAGCGAAGGCGGGCAGTGAAAGCCTGATGTATCACGCACTCTCGCTGACGCATCGCCTGGTTCCGATTCCGGACTTCGCGGCCCTCCTCGCGCGGATCGCCCCGCGGATCAACCGGTTCACCCGATACGACACCGCACGCAAGACCGCCGACCTGCACACCCTGTTACGTAGCCGCTCGACACACACCTCACGAATCGAAAAGGCCTACACCGAGTTCAACATGACGGCGCTCGCGCACGAGAAGCGCGCGGCGTTCGGGCGGCTGTGGTCGGATCTACTGCTTGTGCCCAGCGGGGAAGCGGCGAAGATGAGCTCGCTGCGGGAACCGTCGACGCTCTCGGGCCTCGGTGCCAGGGTCGCCGCACCGTACCGGCTCACCCGGGTTTTCCAGCGCGACCTCGGTCGCTGGCTGTTCCCGGCGGCCTTGGCGAAGACCGTGTTCGACCTCGGTGCCGCTTATGGTCTGGAACTCGCGGGGAGAGCGGGTATTGCTGCGGCGCACCGGGATCGACCGGGAATCGACGAATACGCGGCGCAACTCGGCCTGACCCGCGCCGATCTCCAATCGGTCCTGGATAGTCAGGATTAA